In Herpetosiphonaceae bacterium, a single genomic region encodes these proteins:
- a CDS encoding N-acetylmuramoyl-L-alanine amidase yields MDYRIISYPALPSAYTTHKPGRRIDMLILHATGGVKTGDLWTLSGRDRRHLVSTHYYVTKLGEIYQLVQDKDIAWHAGVSYWQGESDCNRFSLGVEMENLNDGRDTYPQAQQDAVLWLVRNKVQQYKIPRSRLVRHAQVALPPGRKSDPRGFPWDSFISRVYSDIPPGPNPPPTPPPSPNVILRTALMEAAYRMARHTYHPDWAMHQFAVKERLGPPLLPMFRFRAEGRDWVGEVYGVDAVASPVGVWGDIRRLSQLPDGDLKSAFRNEVYRLLGAIYHADWAFHQYADRNALGVPLSESFRFTLSGGESYVAQIFSLETLISPYGQWDVIFPLSNLLDVPQLEPRDAEIRDVLLSRQFQRAGSSYHPDWATHQAALRLGLGAPLRNQDRIEMGVQDYVAQPFARDVLYSPVGDWGIVKQLSELF; encoded by the coding sequence ATGGACTATCGCATCATCTCGTATCCTGCGCTACCCTCCGCCTACACCACACATAAGCCGGGCCGTCGCATCGACATGCTGATTCTTCATGCCACGGGCGGTGTCAAAACCGGCGACCTCTGGACGCTTTCGGGTCGCGATCGACGCCATCTGGTCAGCACGCACTATTATGTAACCAAGCTGGGCGAGATCTATCAGCTCGTGCAGGACAAAGATATTGCCTGGCACGCCGGAGTCTCGTACTGGCAGGGCGAGAGCGACTGTAATCGTTTCTCGCTCGGCGTCGAGATGGAAAATCTCAACGATGGGCGCGATACGTATCCGCAGGCGCAGCAAGATGCCGTGCTCTGGCTTGTGCGCAACAAGGTGCAGCAGTACAAAATACCGCGCTCGCGGCTCGTCCGCCATGCACAGGTGGCGCTACCGCCCGGTCGCAAAAGCGATCCGCGCGGCTTTCCCTGGGACAGCTTCATCAGCCGCGTCTACAGCGATATTCCGCCCGGTCCCAATCCACCGCCGACGCCGCCGCCATCGCCGAATGTGATCCTCCGCACCGCGCTGATGGAGGCGGCCTACCGCATGGCGCGCCACACCTACCATCCCGACTGGGCGATGCATCAGTTTGCCGTCAAAGAGCGCCTGGGGCCGCCGCTGCTGCCGATGTTTCGCTTCCGCGCCGAGGGCCGCGATTGGGTCGGCGAGGTCTATGGCGTCGATGCGGTCGCCTCGCCCGTGGGCGTGTGGGGCGATATACGGCGGCTCAGCCAGCTACCCGACGGCGATCTCAAAAGCGCGTTCCGCAACGAGGTCTACCGGCTGCTCGGCGCGATCTATCACGCCGATTGGGCCTTTCACCAGTATGCCGACCGCAACGCGCTCGGCGTGCCGCTCAGCGAGAGCTTCCGCTTTACGTTGAGCGGCGGCGAGTCCTACGTCGCGCAGATCTTCTCGCTTGAGACGCTGATCAGCCCCTATGGTCAGTGGGATGTGATCTTTCCGCTGTCTAATCTGCTGGACGTGCCCCAGCTGGAGCCGCGCGATGCCGAGATCCGCGATGTCCTGCTCAGCAGACAGTTTCAGCGCGCCGGCAGCAGCTACCATCCCGACTGGGCGACCCACCAGGCGGCGCTGCGGCTTGGTCTGGGCGCGCCGCTCCGCAACCAGGACCGGATCGAGATGGGCGTGCAAGATTATGTGGCGCAGCCCTTCGCGCGCGATGTGCTCTACTCGCCCGTAGGCGATTGGGGCATCGTCAAACAACTGAGCGAGCTGTTCTAG